One window from the genome of Haloprofundus halobius encodes:
- a CDS encoding S9 family peptidase → MASPLELDDFYDLRRIRDVAVSPTGERVAFVVAESDPGADETRSSLFVAPTDGSRDPHRLTRASDAGSPAWGPKGERLAFLASRDRDVALTVGRSDGSGDESEESGGDEERADGTGENGDEGPKSQLWLYDLALGGDARQVTEFDEGVREFDWSPDGDKVVVTARDPTDEQREYLDNRRDGGPVEITRLQHKRDGMGFLDDVRSYLFVVDLESRETERLDGAYTRGAMSTGGLHPAWGASDRIAFRSYRGENPDHTFEQDLYTLGSDGGDLRQLTDGDIGVSNPRWGATGERLAFDGANPTNTYHPTEVYVVADAEESEPRSISASLDRTRARSGAPEWVGDAELLAPVGDEALTRLVRLDAEKDDPERVFENQGTDRSITRFSVGGDRAVVCLSHPNEGADLYALDATELDGSDPIRLTRLNDDLLTDAALPTCERVHYENGDGIEVEGLAYLPDGFDPESESYPVIAHIHGGPTAYDAPGFSFDYSYWTGRGYVVFNVNYRGSTSYGRAFSESIRGEWGPREADDIVSGVEELVDRGWADPDRLFVSGFSQGGINTAYVVTRTDMFAAAAPEHGIYDFYSLFGTADLHQWYVHDIGLPWESPEEYRAISSIHDVGEIDTPLLVTAGGEDWRCPPSQAEQLYVSVRRRGVDAKLVVYPDEHHNIGKPERATHRLRELTDWFESHDPGRDEAGGE, encoded by the coding sequence ATGGCAAGCCCGCTCGAATTAGACGACTTCTACGACCTCCGACGAATCCGCGACGTCGCCGTCTCGCCGACGGGCGAGCGCGTCGCGTTCGTCGTCGCCGAGAGCGACCCCGGCGCCGACGAGACGCGCAGTTCGTTGTTCGTCGCGCCGACCGACGGGAGTCGAGACCCGCACCGACTCACCCGCGCTTCGGACGCCGGGTCACCCGCGTGGGGACCGAAGGGAGAACGACTCGCCTTCCTCGCGAGTCGCGACCGAGACGTGGCGCTCACGGTCGGCCGAAGTGACGGGTCGGGCGACGAAAGCGAGGAAAGCGGGGGCGACGAAGAACGAGCCGACGGAACGGGAGAGAACGGCGACGAGGGGCCGAAATCTCAACTCTGGCTGTACGACCTCGCGCTCGGCGGCGACGCCCGGCAGGTCACCGAGTTCGACGAGGGGGTGCGCGAGTTCGACTGGTCGCCTGACGGCGACAAGGTGGTCGTCACCGCGCGCGACCCCACCGACGAACAGCGCGAGTACCTCGACAACCGCCGCGACGGCGGTCCGGTCGAAATCACTCGCCTCCAGCACAAGCGCGACGGGATGGGCTTTCTCGACGACGTGCGAAGCTACCTGTTCGTCGTCGATTTGGAGAGCAGAGAGACGGAGCGACTCGACGGCGCCTACACGCGTGGCGCGATGAGTACTGGAGGATTGCACCCCGCGTGGGGCGCGAGCGACCGAATCGCGTTCCGGTCGTACCGCGGCGAGAATCCCGACCACACGTTCGAGCAGGACCTCTACACCCTCGGGAGCGATGGCGGAGACCTACGGCAACTCACCGACGGTGATATCGGCGTCTCGAACCCGCGGTGGGGCGCGACCGGCGAGCGCCTCGCCTTCGACGGGGCGAACCCGACGAACACCTACCACCCGACGGAGGTGTACGTCGTCGCCGACGCGGAGGAATCGGAGCCGCGCTCGATCTCCGCGTCGCTGGACCGGACTCGCGCGCGGAGCGGCGCGCCCGAGTGGGTCGGCGACGCCGAACTGCTCGCACCCGTCGGCGACGAGGCGTTGACCCGACTCGTCCGACTCGACGCCGAGAAAGACGACCCCGAGCGCGTCTTCGAGAACCAGGGCACCGACCGAAGCATCACGCGGTTCTCCGTCGGCGGCGACCGCGCCGTCGTCTGCCTGAGCCATCCGAACGAGGGTGCAGACCTGTACGCGCTCGACGCGACCGAGTTGGACGGCAGCGACCCGATTCGACTGACGCGACTGAACGACGACCTGTTGACCGACGCCGCGCTGCCGACCTGCGAGCGCGTCCACTACGAGAACGGCGACGGAATCGAGGTCGAAGGCTTGGCGTACCTGCCCGACGGATTCGACCCCGAGAGCGAATCGTACCCGGTCATCGCGCACATCCACGGCGGTCCCACCGCCTACGACGCCCCCGGATTCAGTTTCGACTACAGTTACTGGACCGGCCGTGGCTACGTCGTGTTCAACGTCAACTACCGCGGGTCGACCTCCTACGGACGGGCGTTCAGCGAGTCCATCCGCGGCGAGTGGGGGCCGCGCGAGGCCGACGACATCGTCTCGGGCGTCGAGGAGTTGGTCGACCGCGGGTGGGCCGATCCCGACCGCCTGTTCGTCTCCGGGTTCTCGCAGGGCGGTATCAACACCGCCTACGTCGTCACTCGGACGGATATGTTCGCCGCCGCTGCGCCCGAACACGGCATCTACGACTTCTACTCGCTGTTCGGCACCGCCGACTTACACCAGTGGTACGTCCACGACATCGGCCTGCCGTGGGAGAGCCCCGAGGAGTATCGGGCGATTTCGAGCATCCACGACGTCGGCGAAATCGACACGCCGCTTCTCGTCACCGCCGGCGGGGAGGACTGGCGCTGTCCGCCGTCGCAGGCCGAGCAGCTGTACGTCAGCGTCCGCCGCCGCGGCGTCGACGCGAAACTCGTCGTCTACCCCGACGAGCACCACAACATCGGAAAGCCCGAGCGGGCGACCCATCGCCTGCGCGAACTCACCGACTGGTTCGAGAGCCACGACCCCGGCCGCGACGAGGCCGGAGGCGAGTAG
- the ilvD gene encoding dihydroxy-acid dehydratase has product MSQQQPHPDEGQEGADADRFAGEKDPDLPSSGVTSGAERAPHRAMFRAMGFDDDDLSAPMVGVANPAADITPCNVHLDDVADAAIAGVESADGMPIEFGTITISDAISMGTEGMKASLISREVIADSVELVAFGERMDALVTVAGCDKNLPGMMMAAIRTDLPTVFLYGGSILPGEHDGRDVTVQNVFEGVGTYAQGEMSAEELDDLERHACPGAGSCGGMFTANTMASISEALGLAPLGSASAPAESDERYEIAERAGELALEAVENERRPSDILSRESFENAIALQVAMGGSTNAVLHLLALAAEAGIDLDIDDFDDISRRTPKIANLQPGGTRVMKDLHDVGGVPVVLRRLLDADLLHGDAMTVTGRTMAEELDHLDVDDDDIDVDFLSPVSDPFYDEGAIKILKGNLAPDGAVIKATGDDAFHHTGPARVFENEEDAMHYVQSGGIESGDVIAIRNEGPQGGPGMREMLGVTAAVVGQGHEDDVALLTDGRFSGATRGPMVGHVAPEAAAGGAIALLEDGDEVTVDIPNRTLAVDLSDEELDARRDDWEPKPPNYTAGVLAKYGQSFGSAANGAVTNPAVKRDD; this is encoded by the coding sequence ATGAGCCAGCAGCAACCGCATCCGGACGAGGGCCAGGAAGGGGCCGACGCCGACCGCTTCGCGGGCGAGAAAGACCCCGACCTCCCGAGTTCGGGCGTCACGTCGGGCGCCGAGCGCGCCCCGCACCGAGCGATGTTCCGCGCGATGGGATTCGACGACGACGACCTCTCGGCGCCGATGGTCGGCGTCGCCAACCCCGCCGCCGACATCACGCCGTGTAACGTCCACCTCGATGACGTCGCCGACGCCGCCATCGCCGGTGTCGAGAGCGCCGACGGGATGCCAATCGAATTCGGTACCATCACCATCTCCGACGCCATCTCGATGGGGACCGAGGGGATGAAAGCCTCGCTCATCTCTCGGGAGGTCATCGCGGACTCGGTCGAACTCGTCGCCTTCGGCGAGCGAATGGACGCGCTCGTCACCGTCGCCGGCTGCGACAAGAACCTCCCGGGGATGATGATGGCGGCCATCCGCACCGACCTCCCGACCGTGTTCCTCTACGGCGGCTCCATCCTGCCGGGCGAGCACGACGGTCGCGACGTGACCGTCCAGAACGTCTTCGAGGGCGTCGGCACCTACGCGCAGGGCGAGATGAGCGCCGAGGAGTTGGACGATCTCGAACGCCACGCCTGCCCCGGCGCGGGTTCGTGCGGCGGGATGTTCACCGCGAACACGATGGCCTCTATTTCGGAGGCGCTCGGACTCGCGCCGCTCGGCAGCGCCAGCGCGCCCGCCGAGTCCGACGAGCGCTACGAAATCGCCGAGCGTGCGGGCGAGCTCGCGCTCGAAGCGGTCGAGAACGAGCGTCGCCCCTCTGATATCCTCTCGCGGGAGTCGTTCGAGAACGCCATCGCGCTGCAGGTGGCGATGGGCGGCTCGACGAACGCCGTGTTGCACCTCCTCGCGCTCGCCGCCGAGGCGGGCATCGACCTCGACATCGACGACTTCGACGACATCTCGCGGCGCACGCCCAAGATCGCGAACCTCCAACCCGGCGGCACGCGCGTGATGAAAGACCTCCACGACGTCGGCGGCGTACCGGTCGTCCTCCGCCGACTGCTCGACGCCGACCTGCTGCACGGCGACGCCATGACCGTCACCGGTCGGACGATGGCCGAGGAGCTCGACCACCTCGACGTCGACGACGACGATATCGACGTCGACTTCCTCAGCCCGGTCTCCGACCCGTTCTACGACGAGGGCGCTATCAAGATTCTGAAGGGGAACCTCGCGCCCGACGGCGCGGTTATCAAGGCGACCGGCGACGACGCGTTCCACCACACCGGTCCCGCCCGGGTGTTCGAGAACGAGGAGGACGCGATGCACTACGTCCAGTCGGGCGGAATCGAGTCCGGCGACGTCATCGCCATCCGCAACGAAGGACCGCAGGGAGGCCCCGGCATGCGCGAGATGCTGGGCGTCACCGCCGCCGTCGTCGGGCAGGGTCACGAGGACGACGTGGCGCTCTTGACGGACGGCCGGTTCTCCGGCGCGACGCGCGGCCCGATGGTCGGCCACGTCGCCCCCGAGGCCGCCGCCGGCGGCGCGATTGCGCTGCTCGAAGACGGCGACGAGGTGACCGTCGACATCCCGAACCGGACGCTCGCCGTCGACCTGAGCGACGAGGAACTCGACGCACGCCGCGACGACTGGGAGCCGAAGCCGCCGAACTACACCGCCGGCGTGCTGGCGAAGTACGGCCAGTCGTTCGGGTCGGCCGCGAACGGTGCCGTCACGAACCCGGCGGTGAAGCGAGACGACTAA
- a CDS encoding right-handed parallel beta-helix repeat-containing protein, protein MVAASATSTSHVEAVPDGGWNGFRPGEQLRITGGGTDGSGRPPASASNWDVYLATTQTGELLPFVSTRDGWRRHGLTTPSMNTGRIRGVADYVVRSEGELERAFAALSPGETIRIDPKNAPYRTTDWLDIDVDGVTVVGPGVPTLIKPADSANVGGIRIGHNSRCRDVTVRDVGYHGNADNQDDAAKKLHGIIVRDASNVVLRGNAVTRTHPYREHGDGGSGISVERGSQNVRIVDNRIREYGDRGIQLGSRNTFVSGNIVTEGTDRPIACDLWSPEGTNEVANTVIITGNIVGNSTQGSLTGIASGAPGEFDDGAHVTITNNIGFGYHKSFCHVRGPGAVHNVTIRGNVSIQSTDGLRTKQTPKFAGVAIDPKEGGRNITVTGNKLIGYSRHGVNVQSPIADFEVTDNILTDAAEMGVRVEGARNGRVVGNTITSPGSDGILLDSAEAVSVGNNRVREAALPGITVNGESGGGHELSDNYVHQHADADPEVPGVLVGSSETVVSGNTIRQTGDVALLELRGASHNLYTNNRAIGNETGRADSAHAVRALRNDENPWRIRSATAQVRDHTPAFDSHRGSTPTDGTLRVQFEKPYVRRPKLSFGRRGGGVERIRYRTNDAGAFVGATLSVGGDGPVDLFVESP, encoded by the coding sequence GTGGTCGCAGCGAGCGCAACCTCGACATCGCACGTCGAGGCCGTCCCCGACGGCGGCTGGAACGGGTTTCGACCGGGCGAGCAACTCCGCATCACGGGCGGCGGGACCGACGGGTCCGGACGACCCCCCGCGTCGGCGTCGAACTGGGACGTCTACCTCGCGACGACGCAGACTGGCGAGCTGCTGCCCTTCGTCTCGACCCGCGACGGATGGCGGCGACACGGGTTGACGACGCCGTCGATGAACACCGGTCGCATCCGCGGCGTCGCCGACTACGTCGTCCGCAGCGAGGGCGAACTCGAACGCGCGTTCGCGGCGCTGTCGCCCGGTGAGACCATCCGTATCGACCCGAAGAACGCGCCGTACCGGACGACCGACTGGCTCGACATCGACGTCGACGGCGTCACCGTCGTCGGACCGGGCGTCCCGACGCTCATCAAACCCGCCGACAGCGCGAACGTCGGCGGCATTCGCATCGGCCACAACTCCCGCTGTCGCGACGTGACCGTCCGCGACGTCGGGTATCACGGCAACGCCGACAATCAGGACGACGCCGCGAAGAAACTCCACGGGATAATCGTCCGCGACGCGTCGAACGTCGTCCTCCGGGGGAACGCGGTGACGCGGACCCACCCCTACCGCGAACACGGCGACGGCGGCAGCGGTATCAGCGTCGAACGCGGGAGCCAGAACGTCAGAATCGTCGACAACCGCATCCGCGAGTACGGCGACCGAGGCATCCAGCTGGGGAGTCGAAACACCTTCGTGTCGGGGAACATCGTCACCGAGGGAACCGACCGACCCATCGCCTGCGACCTCTGGTCGCCCGAGGGGACGAACGAAGTCGCGAACACGGTCATCATCACGGGGAACATCGTCGGCAACAGCACACAGGGGAGTCTGACCGGCATCGCCTCCGGCGCACCCGGCGAGTTCGACGACGGCGCCCACGTCACCATCACCAACAACATCGGCTTCGGTTACCACAAGTCGTTCTGTCACGTCCGCGGCCCCGGCGCAGTACACAACGTGACAATCCGAGGGAACGTGAGCATCCAGTCGACGGACGGCCTCCGAACGAAGCAGACGCCGAAGTTCGCCGGCGTCGCCATCGACCCGAAAGAGGGCGGTCGCAACATCACCGTCACCGGGAACAAGCTGATCGGCTACAGTCGCCACGGGGTCAACGTCCAGAGTCCGATTGCTGATTTCGAGGTGACCGACAACATCCTCACCGACGCCGCCGAGATGGGCGTTCGCGTCGAAGGGGCCCGAAACGGACGGGTCGTCGGTAACACCATCACGAGTCCCGGTTCCGACGGAATCCTCCTCGACAGCGCGGAGGCGGTGTCCGTCGGGAACAACCGCGTCCGTGAGGCGGCGCTTCCCGGTATCACCGTCAACGGCGAGTCGGGCGGCGGCCACGAACTCTCGGACAACTACGTCCACCAGCACGCGGACGCGGATCCGGAGGTTCCCGGGGTGTTGGTCGGCAGTTCGGAGACGGTGGTCTCCGGAAACACGATTCGGCAGACCGGCGACGTGGCACTCCTCGAGCTACGCGGGGCATCGCACAACCTCTACACCAACAACCGCGCCATCGGCAACGAGACGGGGCGAGCGGATTCGGCACACGCGGTGCGGGCGTTACGCAACGACGAGAACCCGTGGCGTATCCGAAGCGCGACTGCCCAGGTCAGAGATCACACGCCCGCGTTCGACAGCCACCGGGGATCGACGCCGACGGACGGGACACTCCGCGTCCAGTTCGAGAAACCGTACGTTCGGCGTCCGAAACTTTCGTTCGGGCGACGGGGCGGCGGCGTCGAGCGGATTCGCTACCGCACGAACGACGCCGGAGCGTTCGTCGGCGCGACGCTCTCCGTCGGCGGCGACGGACCCGTCGACCTGTTCGTCGAGAGTCCGTAG
- a CDS encoding DUF7519 family protein, which yields MSGTFVRKPALMSSALALLVAAAATWRLTEGTLGALALVVGGTVVVAVGSALQTRRETALRWVVVAAGVLVSLVGVALGSSGSGEPGALVRTVPALLGVLLVGLALAPVRGDGSRGLLKVGAALLFLTVLVTGLLEPDELRPLLVGTVATVLVYDLGEQAINVGEQLGRAAETKSLEATHAVGSVGVGVATVFLGGEVATLGSGGLSLSALALVVVAVLLLAAALHE from the coding sequence GTGAGCGGAACGTTCGTCCGCAAACCCGCGCTCATGAGTTCGGCACTCGCGCTTCTCGTCGCCGCGGCGGCGACGTGGCGCCTCACCGAGGGAACGCTCGGCGCACTAGCGCTCGTCGTCGGCGGTACCGTCGTCGTCGCCGTCGGCTCGGCGCTGCAGACGCGCAGGGAGACGGCACTCCGCTGGGTCGTCGTCGCAGCGGGCGTCCTCGTCTCGCTCGTCGGCGTCGCGCTCGGTTCGAGCGGGTCGGGTGAACCCGGCGCGCTCGTCCGGACGGTTCCCGCTCTGCTCGGCGTCCTCCTCGTCGGACTGGCGCTCGCACCGGTCCGCGGAGACGGCTCTCGCGGTCTGCTGAAGGTCGGTGCGGCGCTGCTGTTTCTCACCGTGCTGGTCACCGGATTGCTCGAACCTGACGAACTCCGACCGCTGCTCGTCGGGACGGTGGCGACGGTACTCGTCTACGACCTCGGCGAGCAGGCCATCAACGTCGGCGAACAACTCGGTCGGGCCGCCGAGACGAAGAGTCTCGAAGCGACCCACGCGGTTGGGAGCGTCGGCGTCGGTGTCGCGACGGTGTTTCTCGGCGGCGAGGTGGCGACGCTCGGCTCCGGCGGCCTGTCGCTGTCGGCGCTCGCGCTCGTCGTCGTCGCCGTGCTGCTGTTGGCGGCGGCGCTCCACGAGTGA
- a CDS encoding DUF58 domain-containing protein, which translates to MSEYQTHRWRGVVALSFVAGAIGLLSDRPNLLVLAGVGVVFATYPRLTAAPTPAFELDRRVSDRSPNPGDVVDVTVTLRNVGEDTLADLRVVDGVPAALSVVDGTPRRGGALRPGSSVSFEYSVEAESGQHSFVPATVAVRDISGGHERETTVSDETELTVTGRSEAPAGRDVTLDTVGRVLSSKEGSGLEFTRTREYRRGDSMSRVDWKRFARSGELTTVEYREERSMSVVLLVDARPEAYRALDDEPNAVVRSVAAAKQLLEPLFAGRNQVGVAAFGREFCWQPPGGGTNQQVELHRLFDTHPAFAPTPPRETPPLDEQVDLLRQRLDSTTQVFLFSPLCDDDIVTAARRLDAHGHAVTTVSPDVTDETTVGERLAATERAARVSTLRRTGIPTVDWSPDAPLESALASNRRATA; encoded by the coding sequence GTGAGCGAGTACCAGACCCACCGGTGGCGGGGCGTCGTCGCGCTCTCGTTCGTCGCTGGCGCGATCGGCCTGCTGTCGGACCGCCCGAACCTGCTCGTGCTCGCGGGCGTCGGCGTCGTCTTCGCGACGTACCCGCGTCTCACTGCCGCGCCGACGCCGGCGTTCGAACTCGACCGGCGGGTGAGCGACCGGTCGCCGAACCCCGGCGACGTCGTCGACGTGACCGTCACGCTCCGTAACGTCGGCGAGGACACGCTCGCGGACCTCCGCGTCGTCGACGGCGTGCCCGCGGCGCTGTCGGTCGTCGACGGCACCCCCCGTCGGGGTGGGGCGCTCCGGCCGGGGTCGTCGGTCTCCTTCGAGTACAGCGTCGAGGCGGAGTCGGGCCAGCACAGTTTCGTTCCGGCGACCGTCGCAGTTCGGGACATCAGCGGCGGGCACGAGAGAGAGACGACGGTGAGCGACGAGACGGAACTCACCGTGACGGGCCGTTCGGAGGCTCCGGCGGGTCGGGACGTGACGCTCGACACGGTCGGTCGAGTGCTCTCCTCGAAGGAGGGTTCGGGACTGGAGTTCACGCGAACCCGCGAGTACCGCCGCGGCGACTCGATGAGTCGCGTCGACTGGAAGCGGTTCGCCCGCTCGGGTGAACTGACGACCGTCGAGTACCGAGAGGAGCGGTCGATGTCGGTCGTGCTGCTGGTCGACGCACGTCCGGAGGCGTACCGCGCGCTCGACGACGAACCGAACGCCGTCGTCCGGAGCGTCGCCGCCGCCAAACAGCTGCTCGAACCGCTGTTCGCGGGTCGTAACCAGGTCGGCGTCGCGGCGTTCGGTCGGGAGTTCTGCTGGCAGCCGCCCGGCGGCGGGACCAACCAGCAGGTCGAGCTTCACCGCCTGTTCGACACGCACCCGGCGTTCGCGCCGACGCCACCGCGCGAGACACCGCCGCTCGACGAGCAGGTCGACTTGCTCCGGCAGCGACTCGACTCGACCACCCAGGTGTTTCTGTTCTCACCGCTGTGTGACGACGACATCGTCACGGCAGCGCGACGACTCGACGCCCACGGTCACGCCGTCACGACGGTGAGCCCCGACGTGACCGACGAGACGACGGTCGGCGAGCGCCTCGCGGCGACCGAACGCGCCGCGCGGGTGTCGACGCTCCGACGGACCGGAATCCCGACGGTCGACTGGAGTCCGGACGCGCCGCTCGAATCTGCACTGGCGAGCAACCGGAGGGCGACGGCGTGA
- a CDS encoding DUF7269 family protein, producing MNVRRLLLAGVGLLVLFAGITGGDVLPTDGLVELLGNDYLLMAVFAAVGLLVAVPVLVSGRGARLEQAEMPEAERPVSAPSPGEGFDEALSDWRLSIPVLGRRRRAALRDRLRRAAVKTLRTTEGFDRAEAERRVDEGTWTDDETAAAFLQTDSSLRADGGRPTDAGSSLGSARDAARRTAEEIARIASEGRR from the coding sequence ATGAACGTCCGCCGCCTCCTGCTGGCAGGTGTCGGCCTGCTCGTCCTCTTCGCCGGCATCACCGGCGGGGACGTCCTCCCCACCGACGGACTGGTCGAACTGCTCGGCAACGACTACCTCCTGATGGCCGTCTTCGCGGCGGTCGGACTACTCGTCGCCGTGCCCGTGTTGGTCTCCGGTCGAGGCGCCCGCCTCGAACAGGCGGAGATGCCCGAGGCCGAGCGACCCGTTTCGGCCCCGTCACCTGGCGAGGGGTTCGACGAGGCGCTGTCGGACTGGCGGCTCTCGATTCCCGTGCTCGGACGCCGCCGCCGCGCGGCGCTCCGTGACCGACTGCGCCGCGCCGCCGTCAAGACGCTCCGGACGACCGAGGGGTTCGACCGGGCCGAGGCCGAACGCCGCGTGGACGAAGGGACGTGGACCGACGACGAGACGGCCGCCGCGTTCCTGCAGACCGACTCGTCGCTCCGCGCTGACGGCGGGCGACCGACAGACGCCGGGTCGAGTCTCGGGAGTGCGCGCGACGCCGCGCGCCGAACCGCCGAGGAAATCGCCCGAATCGCCAGCGAGGGTCGACGGTGA
- a CDS encoding DUF4129 domain-containing protein, with translation MNRDGLLAIAVAACCLFSLGTAAGTLDSSVETDPNDVIDIDSSMLPVGSDQADDLKQQVANPSESGDASASADSESSDSDAGWDQAEEIREAERQEAQQEQQQEQSQSEAGGDDGSPDEPTLWEQLLAFLEALLPFAVLFALLVAAFTYRDRIAALVGRWLPDSDEGSATAAEPVGDPNPKDDISAAWCEMLAAVGLERETKLTPRERGEKVAERGEDAEAVWGLTSLYENVRYGGAAVTDERRERARDYLRRLRGNSGGDR, from the coding sequence ATGAACAGGGACGGACTGCTCGCAATCGCCGTCGCGGCGTGCTGCCTGTTCTCGCTCGGGACGGCCGCCGGAACGCTCGATTCGTCGGTCGAGACCGACCCGAACGACGTCATCGACATCGACTCGTCGATGCTCCCCGTCGGGTCCGATCAGGCCGACGACCTGAAACAGCAGGTGGCCAATCCGTCGGAGAGCGGCGACGCGTCGGCGTCCGCAGACAGCGAGTCGAGCGACTCCGACGCCGGATGGGACCAGGCCGAGGAGATCCGGGAGGCCGAACGACAGGAGGCCCAGCAAGAGCAACAACAGGAACAGTCGCAGTCGGAGGCGGGTGGCGACGACGGATCGCCCGACGAACCGACGCTGTGGGAACAACTCCTCGCGTTCTTGGAGGCGTTGCTCCCGTTCGCCGTGCTCTTCGCGTTGCTCGTCGCCGCCTTCACATACCGCGACCGCATCGCCGCGCTGGTCGGTCGCTGGCTGCCCGACTCCGACGAGGGGTCGGCGACGGCCGCCGAACCGGTCGGCGATCCGAACCCCAAGGACGACATCTCCGCCGCCTGGTGTGAGATGCTCGCGGCCGTCGGACTCGAACGCGAGACGAAGCTCACGCCCAGAGAGCGCGGCGAGAAGGTCGCCGAGCGCGGCGAGGACGCCGAGGCCGTCTGGGGGCTCACCTCGCTGTACGAGAACGTCCGCTACGGCGGCGCGGCGGTGACCGACGAGCGTCGGGAGCGCGCCCGCGACTACCTTCGCCGCCTCCGCGGTAACTCCGGAGGTGACCGATGA
- a CDS encoding succinylglutamate desuccinylase/aspartoacylase family protein, with translation MNIGTAEARRGELTRGWFDATGLPTGGDERLPVVVARGERDGPTLWLTGGVHGDEATGVAVAQDAMREDLPERLSGTVVCVPLVNPAGLRRNARTSYYGDDDPNRYFPDPENESTRPPKTQERIDRRLYDTVVDSADALVDLHTAQVGSVPFSIRDRVLYGEQRTKAEAESLAAELAELVDAFGLPVLTEYPAEEYLDQGLHRSTAGAALNAAGIPAFTAELGGHSVVEEEVRAAGVAGVYGVMRELGMIDEFPDGVGEPGTGVPDAPVDFPVRRAVHPRTETAGVVRHRVDAGDVVSAGDIVADVVTPHGERVDTVESEHDGYIIGRYEGLAVYEGDAVTSMAVRDDDELVVPREGDE, from the coding sequence ATGAACATCGGAACTGCCGAGGCGCGACGCGGGGAACTGACCCGCGGTTGGTTCGACGCGACGGGGCTGCCGACCGGCGGCGACGAACGACTGCCGGTGGTCGTCGCTCGCGGTGAGCGCGACGGCCCGACGCTGTGGCTCACCGGCGGCGTCCACGGCGACGAGGCGACAGGCGTCGCCGTCGCCCAGGACGCGATGCGCGAGGACCTCCCCGAACGACTCTCGGGGACCGTGGTCTGCGTCCCGCTGGTGAATCCGGCAGGACTTCGTCGCAACGCCAGAACGTCGTACTACGGCGACGACGACCCGAACCGCTACTTCCCGGACCCCGAGAACGAGTCGACTCGGCCGCCGAAGACGCAGGAGCGAATCGACCGGCGCCTCTACGACACCGTCGTCGACTCCGCGGACGCGCTCGTCGACTTGCACACGGCGCAGGTCGGGTCGGTGCCCTTCTCCATCCGTGACCGCGTACTCTACGGCGAACAGCGAACGAAAGCGGAAGCCGAGTCGCTGGCTGCCGAACTCGCCGAACTCGTCGACGCGTTCGGCCTGCCGGTGCTCACCGAGTACCCCGCCGAGGAGTATCTCGACCAGGGGTTGCACCGCTCGACCGCGGGCGCGGCGTTGAACGCCGCCGGCATCCCGGCGTTCACCGCGGAGTTGGGCGGCCACAGCGTCGTCGAGGAAGAGGTTCGCGCGGCGGGCGTCGCGGGCGTCTACGGCGTCATGCGCGAACTCGGGATGATAGACGAGTTCCCCGACGGCGTCGGCGAACCCGGAACCGGCGTCCCCGACGCGCCGGTCGACTTTCCGGTCCGGCGGGCGGTCCACCCACGGACGGAGACCGCTGGAGTAGTTCGCCACCGCGTCGACGCCGGGGACGTCGTCTCGGCGGGCGACATCGTCGCCGACGTCGTCACGCCGCACGGTGAGCGCGTCGACACCGTCGAGTCCGAGCACGACGGCTACATCATCGGGCGATACGAGGGGTTAGCCGTGTACGAGGGCGACGCGGTGACCAGCATGGCCGTCCGCGACGACGACGAGTTGGTCGTTCCGCGCGAGGGCGACGAGTAA
- a CDS encoding NUDIX hydrolase encodes MTSDEWSLLRTVSVGIDDARVGYDRLRRPDDETEGRLWADSRDSVCVVAELDGEIVLVEEFRPRLGKTVLSCPVGSVEGDESLVEAAARELREETGYRAESLRLLETSYPVAWLRKRRGIVFATGLTRSEKDTDEDEFTTVRRLTVDDALEEARHQPVTDWTLLPLLLSRYEGLV; translated from the coding sequence ATGACTTCGGACGAGTGGTCTCTCCTCCGCACCGTCTCCGTCGGTATCGACGACGCCCGCGTCGGCTACGACCGACTCCGCCGACCCGACGACGAGACCGAGGGTCGCCTCTGGGCGGACAGTCGCGACTCGGTCTGTGTCGTCGCCGAACTCGACGGGGAGATCGTCCTCGTCGAGGAGTTTCGGCCCCGACTCGGGAAGACGGTGCTCTCCTGTCCCGTCGGTTCGGTCGAGGGCGACGAGTCGCTCGTCGAGGCGGCCGCCCGCGAACTCCGCGAGGAGACGGGGTATCGGGCCGAATCGCTGCGACTGCTGGAGACGAGTTACCCCGTGGCGTGGCTCCGCAAGCGTCGTGGCATCGTCTTCGCGACCGGCCTCACGCGTAGTGAGAAAGACACCGACGAGGACGAGTTCACGACGGTTCGGCGACTGACAGTCGACGACGCGCTCGAAGAAGCGCGTCACCAACCCGTGACCGACTGGACGTTGCTGCCGCTGCTTCTCTCGCGGTACGAAGGGTTGGTGTAG